TACATTGTGCTCCAAAATTAATATGAAAGCATAAGTAATTTACAGATCTTTGCTCCCTCACTCAAAAAATGATTGATGCAAGTTTTaagaaagttttttgttttattattatatttttgttatacttctgtctcttttgttttttcaatttgcTTCTGACCTGGGCACAAATGCAGCAGCTCTATGGTTGCACTGTGCTTCAAAATTTCACATatggaatatttataaaaattagtctcccaaaagaaaaataattgaaaattcttagagaaaatGTTAATTTCTCTTAGTTTTTTATGAACATTTGTTGTTTTATGTGATTTTCCATTTTGCCCTGTTTCAGGCACATACTTAGCAGCTTTCTGGATttgacatttcatataaaaaaatttaatatagtaTAAAAAAGGAAGTTTTTCAAAGCTGACACTGCTGGTAACTGCAAATATGTAAATCCAgttaattttccatttcttcccagcAATATTCATACAAACACAacttatgtttctgcttttaaaatatacacattatactaactttttaaaatttgatatttttattaataatattaaactAAAGTATATTCTTGTACTAAAAAAACTCAATGACaattcaaaaagcaaaaaaagactAGTATATATCAGTAGTAACACAAAagattgttttaaagaaaaacctgAATTTGTTCTATATTTATAGGCCCAAACTAATTACCAAATATTggaatggaaatatattttttcaaagtttttaagTAACCTCTATATCACTGAAGTCAAGGCTACTATTGACTTATATAATGTGGTACAATGAACTTCCAACCCAGAAGAAGAGTTTGGCAATTCCTTTTGGCTGTTGTAATTAGATGTGACCTATAATTATTGAACAAAACAATATATGTATTACAATAAACATTCAAATAAATGTATCTGACTATATTCAGTACATTAATCTATTCTCAATATCATTAGCTTCAAATTTTTTATTCAAAGCATAGGAAAATCATAGAAGAAACTATATCTGGACCTAAAGAGACTTCTTGTACCTAGAAGGTGGATTCTAGCATTAATTCACCACCATTATGTGTTGTTTGATCACTAACTTCCTCTTGAATAGCTGGAAGGGAAGGCTTTGTGGTCAGAGGTGTTTCAGTCTTAAACAGAGACTCCATCTTGATATGGGTATTGATATAGAAGGACTTCTGAAAGGACTCAAGGGTGAAGTAATAGATGAAAGGGTCAAAGCAACAGTTTAGAGTTGCAAGGCACAAGGTGATTGGATACATAATCTTTGCAAATCTTTCCAACAAGCAATTGGTAATGGCTTGGGAGCGCACCAGGGCATACAGGAAGAGAACAGAGTTATAGGGTACAAAGCATACCACAAAGACTGCCATATGCACTGTAATCATCTTCAGCACTTTTTTCTTATTAGTCCCAATTTGAGACAATGTAGCAGGCTTACGGAGGGTTTTTAGCACCACAGAAGAGCAAGAGACATTCAGTATCAAAGGAATGATAAAACCAACAACTTCAATAAATATGGTTATCTTGGACAGATACGTCTTCCATACACGTTTGGAGAAGCCCTCAAAGCAGGTGGTAGTTGCATTGTTGACATTAGTGGTGGAGAATAAAGAGGCTGAAATACCACCACTGAGGACTAGGATCCAGACTCCAGCACACACAATGGCAGAATTCCTCCTGGTCCTAATGGTACGGGATCGGAAGGGATAGACAATGGCCAGGAAACGATCCACACTAATACAGGTAAGGAAGAGCATGCTCCCATAGATGTTGGTTAGGAATGCAGTCCCAGAGATCTTGCAGAGGGTATCACCAAAAGGCCAGTGGCGGttgaaattgtaaaatattttgaaaggtaGAGTGCAGACAAAGAGCAAATCAGAGAGGGCCAGATTGGTGATGAAAATAGCCGTCtcacttctcattttcatgcGGAAGCAGAAGACAAACAGAGAGGCACTGTTGGTTATCAAACCCAGGATGAATACAACACTGTAGACAGCACCATTCAGATTATACTTGAAAGAATCATCAACAATGCAAGTATTATTGGCAGTAGAATTGCCCAACCTGGGTCTGAGGTTTGAATTTAAATCTTGGAATTGGAAGTCAATGAATCTTCTGTCACCCATGGACTTTTATTCAGGAGGCCTGCAGGCTGCAGGGTTCAGCACTCTGAGACTAAAGCCTGGTAGGAAATGTTTTCCTCCTATGGGAAATAAGATTAAATGAGTCATCAAATCTACCTTCAATCCATTTTTGTGGAGTAAAAGATATTCTGTTCACACAGACTGGAAATAACATGCACATTCAGTTTGGTTTAACAAGTACCTTTTGAATACCTACCATATATTAAAAGGTACTACAACAGTATCTTGCAGGAACAGGAGGGACCACACTCAAGACAGTAAGCACAATACTGTAGCACTGCAATTCACAAGAATAAGGTATTTGTTCCTTCAGAGCCCTAGGCTAACAAGGGTAGGAATACGGAGACTCTGATAGTTAAAACAATGCTAATACTTGgaaatttgtataattttttttaatttctaaaacatgGTTTATTTGATTCCCACAAGAACACCATAAGGTAGGCAAGGCAGGAATTTATCGCCATGTTGCAGAAGCAAAAACTGAGGCTTACATAATTTAGAAATACAATGTCAGAATTGGAAGAACATGTAAATGGTATAGTCAGAACCAGAATTCAGGTGTTCTTTTTAAATTCCTAACCAGAGGATTATTAAGCTTCTCTAAATTATATTGTCTACTCTCTGGTATTACTAAATTTCATTGTTGAGTGTTAGTTCTACTGCACAAGACTAAAGGTGGATATGGGACCTCCAGGAAAACCTCTTTTAAAAGTTATAACTAAACTCCTGAATTAAAATGTTGATTCACCTTTTCTTCTAAAATACAGGTTCAGAGAGCAGGAATTCCTCAGTACATTAAAGCTTCTGGCTGAAACGTTTTTCACTCCATTACAATGCCTTTATAGAGAGAGAATTCAAATGACAATCGCAGTGTTTCTCTCCTTTAGATTGTGGTCCCTTATCAAGGTTCTTTCATGCCATACCTTGAGCCTTGGATATTGTCCTACTCCCTCTCCCACTGCCCATTTCATGAGTTACATTCATgcttttagcttttaaaatggGCCAGGTCAATAAAGCCTTTTCTGGCTAAATACAAGTGAAATATGAAAGGTAGATTTGAGTTGAACAGCCATTCTTGTACGCGTGGAGGTCACTGACTAATTATCTTTGTTGAATATCTGAACCAATGTCATTCAAAGGTGCATATAGAAATCTTACTAACTTGCTCCTAGGTCAACAGCTGCCATTGGAGGACTGTCTTCTGAATGCTCTATAATGCACTATGAATAAGCTGCAGCTGAATGAATTCTTTTCAATGAAGAGGATATGGAGTGAAAGTAGTCTTTGTTCCTGACATACCCAGTAATGAGTTTGcacatgattatattttaaaatgtgaaagccATTTCTCTGAATTGATTCCTCCTTATGTCACTCTTTCTTTCCAACTCCTGGAACAGACCACAGGGCCTCATATATAACAGAAAAGGGAGTGGCAGGAGGAACCTGCCAGAGATATAGAGGTCTGAAGTCACTTCAACCAGTGTTTGGCCTGAGGGAAGAAAACATGatttgagagaagaaaaaaaaaaattcactcacTGTAGTGCCTAGAATGAGAGTTGACTTTGGAGAAAACAGAGTGCAAAAAATTACTGGCATTTTTAATAGCTAAAGTTTAAAGTTAAAATTGGAAGTGTGCTGTTTCTGAATTCTCATTTCACGAGCTTTATGGAGTGCCTCCCCTGAGTCTAACTCTTCTGTAAGGTCATATTCCTTCTTGGCCATTTCATCTCATATGAAATGGCTCAACTCAAAAGCCAGCTCAACTTTTGCCAGAAGTGACCTTGATATATGAAAGCAGAGTATAGTAAGAATCTTGACAAAGTAAggtccaggaggaaaaaaaaagccagacaaggaagaaataaaaatagatgggGAGAGCAGAAGAGGAGATAGGAAAGAAagtagcagagaaagaaaaatagaagaactgagagaaaaggaagaatagaacacacaaaaaagaagacCTTGCTGGAGAGAGGTCACTATTTCCATCTAATTTGTATTAAGGGCTCAGAAGATAATTACTCTAATTCCATCCTCTCTACCTTGCTTCATCTGACTTCTTccatttttctcagaaaaaaaacagTACACAATGACTGCTTAAGGTCAATGAatctaatctgaaaaataaaaacaaaaagccagGAAAAGTTCAGTCAATGGGGTTCAAACCTCACCTTGAGAGCTATAAATCTAAGTTTCTACAGATTGCTTCACCAAGGCGGtggcagaaatgaaaacaatggtAGCTTTCAACTGTTTAAACCACATTACATACTAGTTTACACCCGACATGCTACCCATTAGtctgaaagtcattttttttaattgctgaaagaaatcaaaatagtcAAAAATATCCCTCTAacataatgataaccctgtatgtgagacagcaaaagagacacagatgtatagaacagtcttttggactctgagagagggagagggtggcatgatttgggagaatggcattgaaacatgtataatatcatacatgaaatgaatcgccagtccaggttcgatgcatgatactggatgcttggggctggtgcactgagacgacccagagggatggtacggggaggaaggagggaggggggttcaggatggggaacacatgtattcctgtggcagattcatgttgatgtatggcaaaccaatacaatattgtaaagtaattaacctccaattaaaataaataaatttatttttttaatcacataatCTAAAGAAATTATGAGACTGAAAAACCCCTAACATTAAAATCAAGCCTCATTCACTATGATCTGCTTGTATTTGCCTTCTACAATAAGTACTGtcaataaattttatttggaaaatgctTTCATAATAGAAGACTTTCTATATTTGCTCAGAGTCCCTCCAGTCTGCCCACTGGTGATCCCCTTACAGAGCATACTTCTAGCTCACTGGCTCTGTATTATTTTGTACTTCCCAGGATGGCATGTTTCAAATAGCTGAGCTTTGCTTCCCAGTTTTCTATTCAGTTTTATATCTCTCAGAACATATACACTATATCCACAGCAGACAGGCATTTAGTTTTGGCCTGGCATTTCTGTTCTTTTGCTTTGCATAACCAAATTCTGTGGGAGAGAAAGGACCAAAGACAATAAGACATTACAGTCCCAATCCTGAAGAGAGAGCATGGGAAAACTGTCACTAAGGCCCTATTCACAGCTTTCCCTTACTCAAACACACAGCACCTTTTGCTGTCTGGCAGAGAGGGTGTGGTGCTAGGATTTAACACAGCACTGGAAGCAAGGAGTTCTATTTCTGATTCAGACATTGGTTCTCTCTGTAACTTGGCTATACAGTTTCTCTTCCTTGTATAAACATTAC
This Budorcas taxicolor isolate Tak-1 chromosome X, Takin1.1, whole genome shotgun sequence DNA region includes the following protein-coding sequences:
- the LPAR4 gene encoding lysophosphatidic acid receptor 4, with protein sequence MGDRRFIDFQFQDLNSNLRPRLGNSTANNTCIVDDSFKYNLNGAVYSVVFILGLITNSASLFVFCFRMKMRSETAIFITNLALSDLLFVCTLPFKIFYNFNRHWPFGDTLCKISGTAFLTNIYGSMLFLTCISVDRFLAIVYPFRSRTIRTRRNSAIVCAGVWILVLSGGISASLFSTTNVNNATTTCFEGFSKRVWKTYLSKITIFIEVVGFIIPLILNVSCSSVVLKTLRKPATLSQIGTNKKKVLKMITVHMAVFVVCFVPYNSVLFLYALVRSQAITNCLLERFAKIMYPITLCLATLNCCFDPFIYYFTLESFQKSFYINTHIKMESLFKTETPLTTKPSLPAIQEEVSDQTTHNGGELMLESTF